In Leptolyngbya sp. O-77, the genomic window TTGGCCCCGCCAGCCTGACGTTCCACGGGGCCGAGTCGTCGCGGTTTACCCACTCGCTGGGCGTGATGGCGATCGCCCGTCGTGCCTTTGACCGTCTGGCAACCCGTCATGCAGAACTCCAGCCCCACCGCGCAGCGGTTCTCTGTGCGGCGCTGCTGCATGACATCGGGCATGGCCCCTTCAGCCACACCTGCGAAGAGATTTTTGGTAGCCACCACGAACACTGGACGCGGCGCATCTTGGATGAGTCCGAACCCGTGCGATCGCGGCTGGATAAACACGACCCCGCATTATTGCCCCAACTCTCGCAGATTTATCTGAAAACACACCCGCTTCCTGTGGTGTGGCAACTCGTGACCAGCCAGCTAGACTGCGATCGCCTGGATTACCTGATGCGCGACAGCTACTTCACTGGCGCATCCTACGGACGGCTCGATCTGGATCGGATTGTTATGGCGATGGGCTACGATCCCACGACTCAACAGTTGGTAGTAGCGAAAAAAGGGATGGCGGCGATTGAGCATTACCTGATCGTCCGCTACTTTATGTATGCCCAGATTTATAACCATCCCAAAAACATCGCGGCGACTTGGGTCTTGCAGCAGGCGTTTCGGCGGGCACGGGAACTGCTGGCACTGGGCAAGCTATCCGCCGACGACACGGTGACGGCGTGGCTACAAGGCGACTGCAACGATCTGCCCCTGGCGCAATATCTCCAGGCAGACGACGGCGTGTTTGTGTATCACCTGCAACGCTGGCAGCAGCATGACGACCCGGTGCTGGCGGATCTCTGCCGCCGATTTGTGGATCGAGATTTATTCAAAGCAACCGATATTAGCCCGCTTTCCCCAGAGTCCCACCCAGATGTGCTAAAGCAGATGAGGCGATCGCTCTCCCATCGGGGCCTCGCTGCCGACTATTACTGCGGCATTCGGGTGGCACTGAGCCGGGGTTATACACTCTATCAGCGGGGCATCAAGCTGCAAACCGAAAACGGACTGCGAGAGCTAAGCGAACTATCCCCGCTGGTGAAAACGCTGACCCAGCCACTCCAGCGAAGCTGGCTGATTCATCCACGAGAGATTGATCCGGCGACTGGGTGGCGATGAGGCTGCCAGCCTAAACCGCTCGTTGATTTTGAGCAGGCAATCGCGTGTGGACATTCCCTCGTGCCAGTTTTTTCCCTGCCACCTGGTTTATAAACTCTTGTGAATTTTAAGGGTATGATCGGCGTGATCACTGGCACATAGGTTGCACCGGGAGGCGAGAGCCCTGTTAGGAGTCAAGTTTGGCGTGAAGGTGCGCGGCTATGGGCGAGAAACGCTGGCAGTGGCGCAGCGAATTTTGCGGGAACTGGTGCGTCGGGGGCGATCGCTCCTGTTTTGGACGCTGTTTCCGGTCACGATTTTGCTGCTCAACGGCTACCTGCTGACCGAATCTGGCAATCTCTCTGAAGCAGAAGCCTTTGAGCGCTGTGTGCCTGCGTCGCTGGTGGGCGCGGCCCTGTTCTTTAGCTGTTTGGGTGGCAGTGTGTCCACGGTGGTCGCAGAGCGCGAACAGCAGACCCTCAAGCGGCTGTTTATCTCGCCCCTCAGCGGCACATCTTATTTTCTCGGCATTTTTCTGGCGCACACTTACATTGGGCTGGGGCAAGCGCTGCTGATTTATGCCACTGCCAGCATCATGGGCGCAACGTTTGAGGGGTCGCCGCCGCTGAAGCTGCTGGTGATTTTGCTCAGCATTGCCAGCTACGTTGGCGTGGGCTTTATTCTGGGGACGCAGTTTGCCCGCCGCACGGAAGACGTGAATGCGCTGGTGGCGACCTTTGGCGTGCCGCTACTAATTTTAGGTGGCGCGTTTGTGCCGACGCAGTTTTTCCCGGACGCGCTGCTGAATCTGGCAGCGTTCAACCCAGTGTTTCACATGATTGAGGCGCTGGCCGGCGTGTCCGTGGCGGATGGGGAACGAGCTGAGGTGGGGCTACATCTGCGATTTCTGGCTGGCTTTGCGGCTGCTGTGGTTGCCGGGGGCTGGTTGGCCTATCGCCGCATGGTGCGGGTCGAGAGGAGGCTGTAGCACAGTGCTGCATCTAGAAACGCTGACCAAAACCTACGGCGATCGCCCCGTTTTGCAAAATCTAACGCTGGACGTTCGTCCCGGCGAGGTGTATGGCCTGCTGGGGCCCAACGGTGCGGGCAAAACCACCACTATCAATCTGATTTGCAACCTGCTGCAACCCGACAGCGGCCGCATTACGATCGACGGCATTCCTGTCTCGGATGCCACCAAGCGGCTGATCGGCATCGTGCCTCAGGAAAACCTGCTGTATCGATCGCTCACCTGTGCCGAAAATCTAGACTTTTTTGCGCGAATTTATGCCGTTCCCAGGGAAAAGCGGGATTTCCGGATTGCCACCTGTCTGGCGGCGGTGAACCTGCTCGATCGCGCTAACTCCCCTGTAGAAACCCTCAGCGGCGGGATGCAGCGGCGGCTGAGTCTGGCGATCGCCCTGGTGCATCAGCCCAGACTCGTGATTTTGGATGAACCCACCACCGGACTCGACATCGAAGCCCGCTATGAACTGTGGGAACTGATCCGTCGTCTGCGCGACCAGGGCATTACCACCCTGCTGACCACCCACCTGCTGGAAGAGGCCGAACGCCTCTGCCATCGCATTGGCATTCTCAAAGGCGGCCGCCTGTTGGCCGAGGGAACCCTGGCAGAACTGCGGCGCTACGTACCAGCCCAGGAGGTGGTGCTGGTGCAAACAACGGAGGAAGAGAGGGCGATCGCCCGCGCCCAGCAACTCGGCTTTCCCTGCCGCCGCTACGGCAACGACCTCACCTTCTGGCTGCCCGCCTACCTGGACATGCAGGATATCATCGCCTGCTTTGAGGGCATTTCCCTCGATTCGGTCTGTCGGCAACCCGTGGGGCTATCGCACATTTACATGGAAGTGACCCAGCTTGGCGCAGCGCCTCTGAACTGAAGAAAAAGGAAGAAGGAAGAACGAAAAAGGAAGAACGAAAACCTGCTCTTCTCTCTTCGTTTTTCTCTCTTCTCTCTTCGTTTTTCTCTCTTCTCTCTTCTCTCACCTACTTACCTCACGGCCTGCTTCTGGTTGGCAATCAGCGCATGGGCGATCGCAAAGTCTTCCTGCGTAATGTGGAGCGCACTCGGATCAGGGTTTCCGGCTGCTCGGTGGCGGCGAATGGCTTGCAGGGCGGCTTGGTTGCTCAGCAGCGCTAGGTCTGCGCCGTTCCAGCCATCCGTTTGGGCGGCCCAGTGGGATAGATCGACGTGCAACAGGGGGCGATCGCCATTATGCACCGTCAGAATTTCCAAACGGCTGGCGGCATCGGGCAGGTCAATCTTGAGCTGGAGATCCAGCCGTCCAGACCGCATCAGCGCTGGGTCGAGGGCATCGGGTCGATTCGTCGCTGCCACCAGCAGGACATTGGTGCAGCTCTGCAAGCCGTCGAGTTCGGTCAAGAGCTGACCCACGACGCGATCGCCCACGCCCGAATCGCCCTGGAAACTGCCCCGCACCGGAGCCAGCGTGTCGATCTCGTCGATAAACACCACGCAGGGAGCCGCCTGCCGCGCCTTGGCAAACAGTTCCCGGACGGCTTGCTCGGCCGCGCCGACCCACTTGCTCAGGAGTTCGGGCCCGTTCACTGCAATGAAGTTGGCGCGGGCCTGGGTGGCGATCGCCTTTGCCAGCAGGGTTTTCCCGGTTCCTGGCGGGCCCCACAGCAGGATGCCCCTCGGAGCCGTCGCCCCCGTGCGCCGATACAGATCGGGATAGAGCAGTGCGCCCTCCACCGATTCTTGCAGGGTTTGCTTGACGCTCTCTAGCCCGCCGATGTCGTCCCAGCGCACGTCCGGTGACTCCACCTCCACTGACCGCAGCACCGAGGGACGAATCTCCTGCGCCGCCTGCAAAAAGTCTGCCTGGGTAATATGCAAATCGGCGGGAACCGGGGCACTGAGGCTGGGCACTTGCCGCCGCAGGGCCAGATAGGCAGCCTTCTGGCACAGCGCCTTCAGGTCTGCCCCCACCATGCCCACCGAAAGCTCGGCGATCGCCCCCAAGTCCACGTTTTGCAAGGGCATGGCGCGGGTCTGGATCTGTAAAATCTCCAGCCGTCCATCGCGGTCGGGCACGCGAAACTGCACTTCTCGGTCAAATCGGCCGGGTCGCCGCAGGGCCGGGTCGAGGTGATCGGGTCGATTCGTCGCCGCCAGCACGATCACGCCTTGCGACTTGGCAAAGCCGTCCATCAGGCTCAACAACTGCGCCACCAGCCGCTTTTCCACCTCGCCTTCCACTTTGGCCCGGTCGGGCGCGAGGCTGTCGATTTCGTCGATAAACACAATGCAAGGCGCGGACTTTGCCGCTTTCTCAAATACGCCCCGCAGTCGCGCCTCTGCCTCGCCGTAGTATTTCCCGATCACCTCCGGCCCGACTAGGGCGATATAGCTCACCCCCAGTTCCTCCGCCAGCGCCCGCGCCGTCAGGGTTTTGCCTGTGCCCGGTGGCCCCACCAGCAGCACGCCCCGCGTCGGCTCCAGCCCCAGCTTTTGCAGCAGGTCAGGGCGCTTCAGCGGCAGTTCCACCTGCTCGCGCAGTTCCCGCAGCACCTCGCCTAGCCCGCCCAGGTCTTGCAGCGATGCGGTTGGCGCTTCTCCCGGTGCTTCCACGGGCGGCGTGTCGGGGGCAGCATCGGATGCGGCATTGGGTGCGGCATTGGGGCGGACACGGCTGGTTCCAACTCCCGCTCCCCCGGTCGGACTGCCCGTGCGGGGAATGTTGCCCTGGCGCGGAATATTCCCCAGCGGACGGCTATGGATCTGCACGTCGGTCTTGAGTTCGCCGCTGGCGGCTTTTGCTTCGAGGGCTTTGGCCAGTTCTAGCAGTTGCTCAAATCCCTTAAACAGGTCGCTCATGGTTGCGATCGCCCCAATTTGGCGAATGGGTCACGTTTCTTCATTTAGTCATCCCAGCGGGTGGGGAACCCTAACGAGTGGGGCACAAGCGTAATACGGCGTTACGTTCGATCCCCCCTAACCCCCCTTAAGCAAGGGGGGAACCGAGCCGCCCTCCGGAAGTCCCCCTTAGTAAGGGGGATTTAGGGGGATCGGCTCGGATGCGAGGCACTTGGAGATCCCCCCTAGCCCCCCTTAAGCAAGGGGGGAACCAACCTGCTCCGGAAGTCCCCCTGACTAAGGGGGATTTAGGGGGATCGAGCCTTTCAGACCTAACCCCCAACCCCTAACCCCCAACCCCTAACCCCTAATCCCCAACCCCTAACCCCTGCTATATGTATCCATTTGACTCTGTGCGTCTGCTGATGGTCAGCGGCAAGGGCGGCGTGGGCAAGACAACGCTTTCCTGTGCGATCGCCCGCCATTGGGGCAAGCGATTTCCCGACGAGCGCGTGCTGCTAATTTCCACCGACCCAGCCCATTCCCTGGGCGATGTGCTGCTGACGGAGGTGACAGACGAAGCGCGATCGCTCGCTGATTTGCCAAACGTCCAGACCCGCGCCCTGGATGCGGCAGCCCTGCTGGCAAAGTTTAAAGCCCGCTACGGGTCGGTGCTGGAGCTATTGGTGGAACGCGGCAGCTTTGTCGAAGGCGCAGACCTCAGCCCCGTGTGGGATTTGGGCTTTCCGGGGCTGGACGAACTCATGAGTTTACTGGAAATTCAGCGCATTCTAGAAGACGGCGAGAGCGACCGAATTGTAGTAGACATGGCCCCCAGCGGACACACGCTCAACCTGTTTGGGCTAATGGACTTTTTGGATCAGTTCCTGGCCGCCCTCAGCCTGTTTCAGGAAAAGCATCGAGTCATGCAGCAGACCTTCACCGGAGCGCACACCGCCGACGCAGCCGATGAGTTTTTGGCAGAGATGCAAACGCGCCTATCCCACGGTCGCGCCCTGCTGCAAGATGCCACCCGCACTGCCTGCCTTGCTGTCGCCATCCCGGAACCGATGAGCTACCAGGAAACCCGACGGTTTCTGGAGTCCCTCGACACGCTCCGCATTCCCATTGGCGGCCTTGTTGTCAATCGCGTCTTGTCCGACAGCCAGCCCAGTGAGGGCGATTCGCGTAGCGATTCCTATGGAAATCGCCTCTGCGAACAGGCTGACCTCCTGGAAAAGTTCGCCGCCCTCTGCCCCGATCCTCCGCTGCTCATCCTGCCCCAGCAGCCCACCGAACCCGTCGGCCTCGAAGCCCTCGACAGGCTCCTGCCCCAACTCCTGCCCCACACCCTCGCGCCACTGCCCCCGGTTTCGCTACCCGTCGCGCCATCGACCCTTCACCCGATTCCGCCATCGCTTCCCGATTTTTTAGACCTCCACCGTCGTCTTCTGATCATCGGCGGCAAGGGCGGAGTCGGGAAGACAACCCTCTCAGGGGCGATCGCCCAGGGCATGGCCCAACGCCATCCCCAGCAGCGGGTGCGGGTCATCTCCATCGACCCGGCCCATTCCTTGGGCGATGCCTTTGGAACCGTGCTGGGGCATGATCCGACTGATCTTTTGCCCAACCTCAGCGCCCAGGAAATCGATGCAGACACCCTGCTACATCAGTTTCGGGAAGATTATCTGTGGGAATTGGCGGAGATGATGAGCGGCGACACGGGCGACGACGCGCTGCAAATCGCCTACGGGCCGCAGGCCTGGCGACAGATCGTGTCCCAGGCGCTCCCCGGCATCGACGAGATGCTGGCGCTGATCGCCGTGATTGACCTGCTGGAGGAGGGCAGCCAGGATTTGGTGATTTTGGACACGGCCCCGACCGGGCATCTGCTGCGCTTTTTGGAAATGCCGACAGCGCTGAATGACTGGCTCGGCTGGATTTTCAAGCTCTGGCTGAAATATCAGGACGTGGTGGGGCGGGTGGATTTGATGAGCCGTTTGCGGACGCTGCGGCAGCGCGTGGTGAAGGCGCAAAAGCTGCTGAAAGATCCCAGCTTTACGGAATTTATCGGCGTGGCGCAAAATCAGTCGGCGATCCTGGCAGAAGCGGCCCGCCTGACGGATTCGCTCAGGGCGCTGGGCATTCAGCAGACCTATCTAGTGCATAACCGCTACGTGCCGGGTCAGGAGATTCCTGCGGCGCAGTTTCCGGGGCAAACCATTGTGCGGCTGGCCAGTCTGCCCAGGGGAATTCCGCCGCAGGAGCTAATTCAGCTTGCCGCCACGCTCCTCTTCGAGCCGTTGCCATCAATTAATTTGGGTTAGCTTGGATAATTTAGGGGCTGCGGCTAGCTACCCCCGACCCCCCGCAGCGCCAAGTCTGCACAAAAATGGGCCAGCATTGCCGCCTCTAGCCCAAGCTTCCAGTAAAGCGCCCCAAAGACGAGTCCCAGCAGCCCGTTTAGCAGCAGCGATCGCCCAATCACCACCCCCGTCAGCGGCCAGACTGCGGCGGCGGCAGGCAAATGCCCCAGTCCAAACAGCAGCGACGAGAGGGCGATCGCCATCCCAAATATCCAACTGGGTGGCGACGCGGGACGTGCTGCCAGCCGCCACAGTGTCCAGGCAATCAGGGTCATTAGCCCCAGCCGCAGCCACAGTTCTTCAGTGATTCCGCCGTAAATGCTGGCCAGTAGCCCTTTCCACAGATCCACCTGGGGCAGGGCGGCGGCAGAACCCGCCAGCGGGTCTGGCATCCACGGCTGAAACAGGATGTCCAGTCCCAGAATTGCCAGCCCGCCCAAACAGCCGAGGAGGGCAACGCCGAGCCAGCGATGACGGGGCACAGGGGGCGCGGGACTGCCCGTTAGCCAGGCGCGAGCCAGTGGTGAATCCAATTCTAGCGATCGCCCCAGCCGCAGCCCCAGCCAGCCCAACGGCCACAACACCAGGCCGGTTTGGACAGCCTGCCCCAGGGCGACGACCGACAGCGGCACCGCCAGATCCTTAGGCAGAGGGGCGATCGCCATCAGGTAGGGAAAAGCAGCCAGCACCCCCAACGCGCCCAGGATGGCCCAAAATAGAGCAATTTTTGTGTTTGGCTTGGTCTTCCAGGTTCTTTGCATGTAAACTGCGCCCGACCGTGGGCATGAATTTTAGTAGGACTTACGCAGTTGGACGATTTCTCGCGGGCTGCGCCCGCGAGAAATCGTCCAAAACCCAAAAAGTTTAATCGCAAGTGCGTAAGTCCTATTTAGGTTTTGGGTCAGGTTTTTGGGCCAACGGCTGCAATGGCGGCTTCGAGGGCGATCGCCACATGAGTCCAGTGGGTTCCCCCCTGGCAAAAGACCGTGTACGGCTCCCGCAGCGGCCCATCGGCAGAAAATTCCGACGTGCTGCCGTCGATAAACGTGCCGCCTGCCATCACTAGCTCGCTCTCGTAACCGGGCATTTCCGCAGGCACAGGACTGAGGTACGACCCAATGGGGGAATATTCCTGGATCGCCTTGCAAAAGGCAATGACCTTTTCGGGTGATCCGAGGCGAATCGCCTGGATCACATCGCGGCGGGGCGCATTGGGCAGCGGATTCACTGGATAGCCCAACTGGTGAAACACATGGCTCGTCAGGTGGTTGCCCTTCATCGCCTCGCCCACCATCTGTGGCGCTAGGAATAGCCCCTGAAACAGCAGCCGATTTTGGTCAAAGGTCGCGCCGCCCTCACTGCCGATGCCAGGGGACGTGAGCCGACAGCAGGCTTTTTCTACCAAATCCGCCCGGCCGGCCACGTAGCCGCCTGCGGTGACGATCGTGCCGCCCGGATTTTTGATCAGCGACCCGGCGATCAGGTCTGCCCCGACGGTGGGCGGTTCGCAGTCTGCCACAAACTCGCCGTAGCAGTTGTCCACAAAGCAGACGGTATCAGGATTTTGCTGCTTTACCAGGTGGATAATTTTGGCAATGTCGTCGATGGACAGGCTTTGCCGCCAGGAATAGCCGCAGGAGCGCTGGATCAGCACCAGTTTGGTTTCCGGGCGAATTGCAGTGGCCAAATCTGGCCAGGCGATCGCCCCTTCTGGGGTTAGTTCCAACTGCCGATAAGACACGCCAAAGTCCTTCAGCGACCCCTGCCCCTCGCCCCGCAACCCGATGACCTCCTCCAGCGTGTCGTAGGGTGCGCCCGCCACCGCCAGCAGTTCGTCCCCCGGCCGCAGCACCCCAAACAGCGCAGAAGCGATCGCGTGCGTCCCCGACACAAACTGCACCCGCACCGCCGCCGCCTCTGCCCCCATCACCTGGGCAAACACCCGATCCATCACCTGCCGTCCCAAATCGCCATGCCCATAGCCGCTGACGCTGGCAAAGTGATGAACCCCTACGCCGTGATGCCGAAAGGCCTCCAGCACCCGCCGCAGGTTCGCTTTTACCTGGGCATCGATGCGGGCAAAGGTAGGCTGGAGGGCGTGTTCTGCTTGGACGATTAGACTGGCACTGAGCATGATTAAGAGAGCGTTGTGCGAACAGAGGAAAAATTACACGAATCTCCTATGATGCCATGCAAAATCAGGGTTTTGCATAGAAGCATTGGTCTTCAAGCAAGGTTCAAGCAAGGTTCAAACAGGGTTCGGACAGTATTTCGGACAGTATTTCGGACAGTATTCCAGCAGAGAGCCGTTCTGGAACAGCAAGGAGTCGGGAAAATGCGGGTCGTGTTGCAGCGGGTGTCGTCATCACAGGTTACGGTAGCGGGCGAAGTTGTAGGGCAGATTGGGCGCGGGCTGAATCTGCTGGTCGGCATCGCCAGTACAGACACCGAAGCGGAACTGGATTGGATGACGCGCAAGTGTTTGGAATTGCGGGTATTTTCCAATGGTGACGGCAAATTTGACCAGTCGGTGCTGGATGTTGGTGGAGACCTGCTGGTGATTAGCCAGTTCACCTTGTATGGCGACTGTCGCAAGGGGCGACGACCGTCGTTTGATCAGGCCGCAGCTCCCCCGCTCGCAGAGGTCCTATATCACCAGTTTGTCGAAAAGCTTCGCCAGAGCGGGCTGCGCGTAGAGACGGGGCGGTTTGGCGCGATGATGCAGGTGTCGATTGAGAACGATGGCCCGGTCACATTAATTCTGGAAAAATGATATTGGAGCGGGTGTTGGAGAAACTAGCCACCAGTTTTAATCTGGACGCAATCTGGACGCAATCTGGACACACGCGAACCGCAGCCCGTCCCCTTCACAACTCACCCTCTAGATTCCGCATTTTGCTGCAAAAAACACCCTGTTAGGTGAGGGCTTTCCCGAATACCGAACAGTATTATGAAGCCAACCGTAAAGCGCTGGGCGGTGAGCAAGCCCGTCTGAGACGCTTTTGTCGGGGACTGAGTCATTGCTTCTGAAGTGCAATCAGAGTCGCAATGAAAGCAGCGCCATTAAAGCAGTGCCGTTAAAGTAGTGCCGTTAAAGTAGTGCAATTAGTGCAGTTAAAGCGAAATTTCTAACAAGTGGCATGAGTTGGAGCAAGCGTTTGACAATGGAACCTGGCATCGTCTTACTAATTCAGCATGACCCAGAAACGTCGGTTAAAGCGTCGGATGCATTAGATGGAACGGGGTTCAAATTGTCGGTTTGTGAACCGGGCGAAGGGGCAATCGCCGAGGCTGCTCAAATCCAGCCCGCGCTGATTCTCTTGGATGCCGGGTCTGAGGCGATCGCCCTGGAAACCTGCCGCCAACTTCAGTCCAATCCAAACACGAGCAGCATTCCTGTTCTGCTGCTGCTGCCGCCGACCAGCAATCCCGACCAGCTTTATCCTGGCGTGTCTGATGTCTTGGTGAAGCCGCTGTTCACCCAGATGTTGCAGTCTAGAATTCGCATTCTGATGTCGCTCCAGGCGTTGCAGCAGCAGGTACGCTCTCAAAACCAGCGCCTCCAGCAAGAAGTCCTTAGCCGTCAGTGTGCAGTTCAGACGCTGCGGGATGTGATGCATGCGATCGCCCATGATCTGCGCAATCCTGTCTTGGGGATGCAGATGGTGTTTGGGAACTTGCTCAAGGGGACGACCTGTCCCCAGAGTCCCGATGCGGACTTGGTTTCAGTCTCTCGTTCCGAACTAGAACGCATGGCTCAGGGGGTCGATTGCTATCTCGGCTTGATCAATGCCATGCTCAGTGCCCACGCCGAGCCGGATGCATACCTGGCGATTCAGCCCCAGCCCTTGCGTCTGGATGTGCTGGTGAAAGAGGTGATTCAAGATTTG contains:
- a CDS encoding ABC transporter ATP-binding protein; its protein translation is MLHLETLTKTYGDRPVLQNLTLDVRPGEVYGLLGPNGAGKTTTINLICNLLQPDSGRITIDGIPVSDATKRLIGIVPQENLLYRSLTCAENLDFFARIYAVPREKRDFRIATCLAAVNLLDRANSPVETLSGGMQRRLSLAIALVHQPRLVILDEPTTGLDIEARYELWELIRRLRDQGITTLLTTHLLEEAERLCHRIGILKGGRLLAEGTLAELRRYVPAQEVVLVQTTEEERAIARAQQLGFPCRRYGNDLTFWLPAYLDMQDIIACFEGISLDSVCRQPVGLSHIYMEVTQLGAAPLN
- a CDS encoding hybrid sensor histidine kinase/response regulator; this encodes MEPGIVLLIQHDPETSVKASDALDGTGFKLSVCEPGEGAIAEAAQIQPALILLDAGSEAIALETCRQLQSNPNTSSIPVLLLLPPTSNPDQLYPGVSDVLVKPLFTQMLQSRIRILMSLQALQQQVRSQNQRLQQEVLSRQCAVQTLRDVMHAIAHDLRNPVLGMQMVFGNLLKGTTCPQSPDADLVSVSRSELERMAQGVDCYLGLINAMLSAHAEPDAYLAIQPQPLRLDVLVKEVIQDLEPLLKKSRATVFCNIDPELPPVKGDPKRLWDVLENLLVNALKHNPPGIQLTVELRQEDDSVCFSVQDNGIGIPQEQCKRLFGLHQRGPNARQGLGLGLYLCQRILQAHGSEILVDSRPKAGAKFWFLLPLEKEDAKLAAIA
- a CDS encoding HD domain-containing protein, whose translation is MPGRTYHDPLHGAIALDRADPTEALLIDLIDTPAFQRLRRIRQLGPASLTFHGAESSRFTHSLGVMAIARRAFDRLATRHAELQPHRAAVLCAALLHDIGHGPFSHTCEEIFGSHHEHWTRRILDESEPVRSRLDKHDPALLPQLSQIYLKTHPLPVVWQLVTSQLDCDRLDYLMRDSYFTGASYGRLDLDRIVMAMGYDPTTQQLVVAKKGMAAIEHYLIVRYFMYAQIYNHPKNIAATWVLQQAFRRARELLALGKLSADDTVTAWLQGDCNDLPLAQYLQADDGVFVYHLQRWQQHDDPVLADLCRRFVDRDLFKATDISPLSPESHPDVLKQMRRSLSHRGLAADYYCGIRVALSRGYTLYQRGIKLQTENGLRELSELSPLVKTLTQPLQRSWLIHPREIDPATGWR
- a CDS encoding CPBP family intramembrane glutamic endopeptidase — protein: MQRTWKTKPNTKIALFWAILGALGVLAAFPYLMAIAPLPKDLAVPLSVVALGQAVQTGLVLWPLGWLGLRLGRSLELDSPLARAWLTGSPAPPVPRHRWLGVALLGCLGGLAILGLDILFQPWMPDPLAGSAAALPQVDLWKGLLASIYGGITEELWLRLGLMTLIAWTLWRLAARPASPPSWIFGMAIALSSLLFGLGHLPAAAAVWPLTGVVIGRSLLLNGLLGLVFGALYWKLGLEAAMLAHFCADLALRGVGGS
- a CDS encoding aminotransferase class I/II-fold pyridoxal phosphate-dependent enzyme, encoding MLSASLIVQAEHALQPTFARIDAQVKANLRRVLEAFRHHGVGVHHFASVSGYGHGDLGRQVMDRVFAQVMGAEAAAVRVQFVSGTHAIASALFGVLRPGDELLAVAGAPYDTLEEVIGLRGEGQGSLKDFGVSYRQLELTPEGAIAWPDLATAIRPETKLVLIQRSCGYSWRQSLSIDDIAKIIHLVKQQNPDTVCFVDNCYGEFVADCEPPTVGADLIAGSLIKNPGGTIVTAGGYVAGRADLVEKACCRLTSPGIGSEGGATFDQNRLLFQGLFLAPQMVGEAMKGNHLTSHVFHQLGYPVNPLPNAPRRDVIQAIRLGSPEKVIAFCKAIQEYSPIGSYLSPVPAEMPGYESELVMAGGTFIDGSTSEFSADGPLREPYTVFCQGGTHWTHVAIALEAAIAAVGPKT
- a CDS encoding ArsA family ATPase, producing MYPFDSVRLLMVSGKGGVGKTTLSCAIARHWGKRFPDERVLLISTDPAHSLGDVLLTEVTDEARSLADLPNVQTRALDAAALLAKFKARYGSVLELLVERGSFVEGADLSPVWDLGFPGLDELMSLLEIQRILEDGESDRIVVDMAPSGHTLNLFGLMDFLDQFLAALSLFQEKHRVMQQTFTGAHTADAADEFLAEMQTRLSHGRALLQDATRTACLAVAIPEPMSYQETRRFLESLDTLRIPIGGLVVNRVLSDSQPSEGDSRSDSYGNRLCEQADLLEKFAALCPDPPLLILPQQPTEPVGLEALDRLLPQLLPHTLAPLPPVSLPVAPSTLHPIPPSLPDFLDLHRRLLIIGGKGGVGKTTLSGAIAQGMAQRHPQQRVRVISIDPAHSLGDAFGTVLGHDPTDLLPNLSAQEIDADTLLHQFREDYLWELAEMMSGDTGDDALQIAYGPQAWRQIVSQALPGIDEMLALIAVIDLLEEGSQDLVILDTAPTGHLLRFLEMPTALNDWLGWIFKLWLKYQDVVGRVDLMSRLRTLRQRVVKAQKLLKDPSFTEFIGVAQNQSAILAEAARLTDSLRALGIQQTYLVHNRYVPGQEIPAAQFPGQTIVRLASLPRGIPPQELIQLAATLLFEPLPSINLG
- the dtd gene encoding D-aminoacyl-tRNA deacylase, with the protein product MRVVLQRVSSSQVTVAGEVVGQIGRGLNLLVGIASTDTEAELDWMTRKCLELRVFSNGDGKFDQSVLDVGGDLLVISQFTLYGDCRKGRRPSFDQAAAPPLAEVLYHQFVEKLRQSGLRVETGRFGAMMQVSIENDGPVTLILEK
- a CDS encoding ABC transporter permease, translating into MKVRGYGRETLAVAQRILRELVRRGRSLLFWTLFPVTILLLNGYLLTESGNLSEAEAFERCVPASLVGAALFFSCLGGSVSTVVAEREQQTLKRLFISPLSGTSYFLGIFLAHTYIGLGQALLIYATASIMGATFEGSPPLKLLVILLSIASYVGVGFILGTQFARRTEDVNALVATFGVPLLILGGAFVPTQFFPDALLNLAAFNPVFHMIEALAGVSVADGERAEVGLHLRFLAGFAAAVVAGGWLAYRRMVRVERRL
- a CDS encoding AAA family ATPase translates to MSDLFKGFEQLLELAKALEAKAASGELKTDVQIHSRPLGNIPRQGNIPRTGSPTGGAGVGTSRVRPNAAPNAASDAAPDTPPVEAPGEAPTASLQDLGGLGEVLRELREQVELPLKRPDLLQKLGLEPTRGVLLVGPPGTGKTLTARALAEELGVSYIALVGPEVIGKYYGEAEARLRGVFEKAAKSAPCIVFIDEIDSLAPDRAKVEGEVEKRLVAQLLSLMDGFAKSQGVIVLAATNRPDHLDPALRRPGRFDREVQFRVPDRDGRLEILQIQTRAMPLQNVDLGAIAELSVGMVGADLKALCQKAAYLALRRQVPSLSAPVPADLHITQADFLQAAQEIRPSVLRSVEVESPDVRWDDIGGLESVKQTLQESVEGALLYPDLYRRTGATAPRGILLWGPPGTGKTLLAKAIATQARANFIAVNGPELLSKWVGAAEQAVRELFAKARQAAPCVVFIDEIDTLAPVRGSFQGDSGVGDRVVGQLLTELDGLQSCTNVLLVAATNRPDALDPALMRSGRLDLQLKIDLPDAASRLEILTVHNGDRPLLHVDLSHWAAQTDGWNGADLALLSNQAALQAIRRHRAAGNPDPSALHITQEDFAIAHALIANQKQAVR